The DNA window atatatggCTCTACTGACTTGACACATACTTGAGAGTGTTATTGCTTGGTATTAAAGCCTCTCCTTAACATCAAAGTTATCATTTTAATAAACCATACATCTTAATTGGAACGATCACCCCTATAAGGTTGTTATAGTCAAAGAGAGTTCGTTTAACCAGCACTATATTCATTTAAATCATTTTGAGATTCAAATGTTCTAAACTATAATAATTACGTATCCGTCCCTTAGTTGGTAGCGGTTAGTCGTATAAATCTGTATCATGTTTATTCATAATTGTTTTCTGTGTGAGTTTAAAGCTcccaaaaatgaaaacaataaccCCAAACCCTTGCAGTGCAATCAACAGTGATATAAGGTGACATTTTCGACTGTACTTTCAGATTTGTCAACAGGACGACCAGGTATGTAGAAAACATGGACCTTACTAAGAAGGGGTCAAAGATATCAAGAGATTTGTCACATTTGTACTGTTACGTAGTAAGCCAACACTTTCGTAGGGTCACGTGTTCTCAGACTGGGTAATAAGTCAAGCTTGATATAAAACCTATTAACGTGTCCAGTTGAGAATTTCAGGACATAAGCCGCGTTTACTACTCTATTTTTGACAGGGAGCATATTGAAAGCTATCCatagtatttcatttcatttactgAAGCATATAGCCTCACTTGTTATTGGCAAACATTTAACAATCCATATGGAACATTTAACCACAATGCAAGGTCATCCAAGCACCCATCATTGTTATTTGTGTCATGTTTACCAGATCAGAATAGGtatcaatgaatgaatgctTTGATTTTGTCCAGTTTGTTGACCTGCAAGTGCCTAGCACCTGTAGATCTGACGATAAATGTATAGATCTAATGTCGGATAGTggattattatattatcataaatAAGCCAATAAATCATTATTTCGAGGTCACTTTTACCCCCCCACACTGTGTACTATTACTATGTCACCTTGATCTCATTCGACCTAGGTTTTTGCAGGAACCAAGACTCATTTTGTTCTGGATTTCCCACGAAAGTTTAACCTCTgataaagaaaaagaagaaagatCGCAGTATATTTTGAGGGCTCTAGCAGTTAATAGAAGTGTAATTTGACAACACGAAGTACGTCAAAGtttggaggtcaaaggtcaaaggccaCTACTCGCCCCTAGTTAACACCGGTACCATTCCAAAGAATCAACCTCGACATATATAGGGCTAGCGTTAACATGGTTAAGAAATATGAATACTGGTAACAAGGCTTTGGCACTCTCTTTAATATTACAATAGTAAATCACTTCATGTAAATCCGATACAAAATTCTTATCAATAGTGAGAGAAGTATGGGAAAAGTGTAGATGAGAAGAGTAGTCCCTCACCTCAAAGAATAGAAGTTGTACACTTACGGCGTCGTTTCTCTCAGAATAGGCTGAATCGATCATAGGGACCGGACATAAtttacggaggggggggggggggctggggagaaattatctctgacttggttttttcctggccccccatccactgtgaccaaaatttcacagcccccccccctttcaaaagtataaaaatttcatgcccccccccccaataaaaaaaaaaaaaaagtgcacaatatcctggcccctacaataactaaaaagagtacaaatttttttgttactgtagcacaactgtaatatttcttttggtactactattatgttactatttcagcccaaacaacttagtagttgtagaggaaggtttttagaaaacaaaacaaaataaaacattttgaccatacatgtaatcatacacatgtggtataatcttgtttatttcccaactagacaccataagtagtcatcacttaataccaaggcatttgatgtggttgttttaactgtcattcactgatacatacacagaaacacagatacagagtaaacacacattcacatgcgtgatttgtgaaaaactgtagtggggacatttgtggggagtatctaaggatatcacatcacctacatagtgtattcaaatatctatttatactcataacacaataactatctaatgtcagacatttgtgatgtcatgaagtgctagcaaactaaggattttatgcacactgaggtctgacaaatatagctttcactttcctacaccaaatgcattaccaatacacatgtaaatgtaagacatttgtgacttcatgaaagtgcaaagaaattcagaatgttgtggaatacttagatgtaatcaatatgctttcagttccaaaaccatacatatttaaacctatagtgtcaggcatttgtgtcttcatgatggggacagcaaattcagaattgtattcaatacactgtacagtgatcagatgagtattactcacagttttctaaaccattcacattaagcttgaagtgcagtgtcaatgatgaatagcctttgcaatacaatccctttattcataatcttgaattCATATAAAAGCAAgtttcagactctagtgagtctgagagtgaaactcaagaatagtgtcaaggaaagaaataaaacacatatctaaattaatctggccagacgtttttgtattgacatttttcaccaaaaggtcactttttaatcacataaattacaggtcctatgctagtatattaccatatatatatatatatatatatatatatatatatatatatataactcggtgagtatcaatctgctataagacagtgctctataccgcagtggcagagcgttttaatatatatatatatatatatatatatatatatatatatatatatatatatatatatatatatatatatatatatatatatatatatatatatatacatatgtatccttgatggtaattacacactgaacctgtttccacagtgctaaaatgtatgtatgtatgtatgtatgtatgtatgtatgatgtatgtatacatatgtgtgtgtgtgtgtgtgtgtgtgtgtgtgtgtgtgtgtgtgaacaacttggagtatataagagtaattcagggtgtatcaagttaatcttgagtagtgtttttatgcttcactaaataggtacatacaaacatacacatttccattttaatacataaatgaaagtgtagacattcaatattaaaggcgatatcaagtgctatctcatgcaatgctaaattttctaacatattaatttttttcaatgacaaaatatttcgcggcccccccccTTTcgaaccatgagaattttcatggccccccttcaagcctcccattacaatgtttgggagagggtcacattttacaatccgtagttttgtgatcAAGTTGAAGaatcaattattgtcaatttgttttgtgtgtttgagatgtaaaagtgagatgagcactcagcatttatttttatgagtactttacatgccaaaatacaaaaataaaacttcatatattgtaagaaaattgtttaataaaacaatgcattttgttgagtgtaccactTCACCTTATCACTTACACTGTCGTTGTTTAACtgatgttaaaatatgatggtgatggtagcagtgatgatggtgatgatgatgatgatgatgatgatgatgatgatgatgatgatgatgatgatgatgacgatgatgatgatgatgatgatgatgatgatgatgatgatgatgatgatgatgatttagttttgaatgtcatagagaacacggagtCAGTCAGTTTAAAGTGACACTGATAacggcaatactgaaggtgaacgtgatgatgatgataatgataatgatatcagggaacttttacaagtgaacagatcagacagagtatgcacaacatggaaagcacgtcttagatactaactagattgtgtatgattataagagaaagataactagccagtcttttactgtttgtcactttatatgtacaaatattgctttctaatacagagtcaaaatcatttaatttgtatgtatacatacaatgtgaatatttattaacTTTCAGTATATGCAGATGTCacggggagggtcatgttttacaaaataggacaaaggggagggtcactttttacaaatggagaatggtcatgttttacttaacagaccatgtgtgatttcccccgccccccttgtaaatactgaaggctccctaaatgCGTTCCCTAGCCACCAAGGACTGACATTTGTACCCCAAGCCAGGTAGCACACACGTGATATTACACTGAAGGCTTACTAGGTGATTGGTGTTACGTTCATGAGTAGTTATTATGGATGTCGTTAGAAAAGAAGAAAGTGGTTATCCAGTCAAACGTAAGTACGGTACATCATGAATGAGGCGGAGTACTTTCCGTATctgtgaaaaataaattataccgTTGCACCTACCGATCTCTCCAGTCGTGATACTTGGAAGCAATACGTATAAATAATACAAAAGTACTACATTCAAGTATATACACGTTTCATTCAAGACTACTGTATTAAATAGTGGTCTGAAGTTTGAAGGGGCACACGCTCAATATGTGTTTTAGAGATATAATtgtttctgcatattaaaacgTTCTCTCgcaatattctacttactaatgtatacttaaccatgacttgcaattgactgatcTCAAACCTTGTATAAGAATATAACTTAAAAACTGTCCGATGACGTAATGAAGTATagaaaaaatgtacaggaactccctactataTGTAATTAATAGTTCTAAGAATACCAAAAACAAACTGTGACGTCATACAAGGCATACATCgacattaacaatatacttGAATAGTAGATCGAAGTGTGTTCAAAaagcttacaaactcagctttTGCAATTTTAACTgggggattttttttctttcgtaAATTATATATCCTTTGTacgtgtacaatattacaaacatGTCTCTGGGGGTGTGAACGAAGCATGGTTAAAAGTCGTTATGCATGCCATCgacaatattgtatgatttgataTAATAGTGCATGTTAGAAAGTTGACGTTGAAGCCTTGCAACAGAGTAACCTTGACCTGTATTTGATATAGTTCTCTTAGTTCTATAGTTCTATACTATAATCATAGACTGTTATCTGTGATGACAGAGACGACCGACAATGAAGTGTCTTCAACAAAGAAACCAGGTGATAGTGGCAGTCGTAGCTGGAGTCCTTTCAAAGATATACGGGTGTTTGTGGCAGTAATGGCTTGCATAAGGATAGTCTACTACGCCAACGTTACCAGCGCAATGGCAGCCCTCACAACTCTAGGGAAGAGATACAGGTAAGATTACCTTACCGTCCGTTTAACAACATTTATAAAGTCAATGCGGATTGCCTGTAGTATAATGTTATACTGGTCcatctctctctgtgtctctcttcTTAttgtcagtgtacatgtaacattgatAGACTTAGTGACGTAGATTAAACATTCATTTTCACTCTTAATAATTTCTGGGACTGAGAACCTGGTGGTTACAATGCGAATGCTTTATTCTTATGCGACTCGACTATATTTATTGCTGGGCCCAGGGATTTGAGTAACAGAGGTTATCATAAACCCTGGAGTTCGAACTGTTTGCCAACACACTTTTAGGCAACCATACTATAAATCATCACCTGTTGCCTCTTATACACCTCAAACAATTTGTACTTTAGCTTTAGACAACAATGAAAGTAATATCTACGTGTAGTTATGGAAACATGGCGATAAGTTTAATAGAAGTGGGTGAAGGACCGAGTGATCATACAAGTAATAAGGGGCCTGTCATTTTAACTGGCTGGGGGTGGGGGTCGATGTTCAGAAGTCCAATAACGGTTTTCTCAAGCTGGCCCCTTCCTCCCCAGCTCTGATGACAATTGCCAAAGTCACTCTTAGTGCAGTATAGATCACACCTTCCAAAATGATCTTCCCAACCCACACATATTTTTGACATATTACTTACATAATATTAAGCATGATCTTATTATATTGTTGTTACTTGAATggaattgaatatttttgtttaagAACAGAAATTAATTTTGGTACAATTTTTCTTGGGATATGTGTATATCATTTCCCAGGGTATCTCAGCACACAGCGTACATGTATGAGTCAATCATTACATGCAACTGATATGAAACTTTCTGTCAAACATGGTCTACACAAATTTAGGAAACTTTTAAAGGCGGCAACGTGTACTATTTTCTGATAATGCAACCTACGGTACATATACCTGTCTTTTGGTATTATACACTGCAgtataaggcctaataaaaaaatgtgaggttccgattacactcaattttggtggtggagtaggtagatttatttcattttatttatatttttttcatgtgtgtgtgtctagttcaggttttccattgtttttcaaatggtatctgtgttgtttatttcttcctatcagatgtacagtcattacagattggaagaatagttttatattgtctttttaagttcatgtttgtttccgcatccactatttcacgtgagacttcacaataatgtttttgcaatttttttattttttttctcgaacacgttaaaaaaaagtttagggtcggcagtgaaaaactaggtgggggtcggttaaaccggaaccaaacaattatttttttaggcctaaaaagaTGTAACAAGCAATATCCGGAATCAAATATAACTTTGTGTGCAATGTCTTCTTActaattcaaaataattcaatcaattacatgtaatgactcATAGAATGCATCACTGGCCATCATAAATATCTATTATCTAATAGTCTACATGGCGCGTGTATGCGTGTCAAATTCAGATAAGGGGAAGGTAAGATAGGAGCAATTAGAGAGCATTTTGACTGATCACACTTGACCAGtaccaaaatgacaaattcactgaTCTTTTGTTTTCCAAAGtaacccccccccacacacacatacacacacatatgtgcaCACTTCAAGTGGTGTTTTCCAGTATGAatcccccaccaccaccaccaccaccaccaccaccaccaccaccaccaccaccaccaccaccagttAAAAATGACTGGGGCCTAACATTAACTTTTGCAATCAAAGGGCAtagttttgtgggttttttaaTCAAGAATTAGCACGCAGACGCAGATTACAAAGATGCAAGACATGTCCATTAGCCTAAATGACATTTGACATTGAGTAAACAAAAATTGGAAaacttaaaagaaaaataaacacCCCACTTGGTAGTTGGGCAGCATTGAGCTAATtggaattacatgtataagCCATGCACCATCTCTTCATTGAATTTATGGCACACTGGCAAAATCTTGCAAACGTACTTGGATACATACGAGTCGACATTTTCTCGGGCAGAATAAATCCAGACCGACGTAAAAGACAACTCAACCACTATAAACAAGGAAAAAGTCAACATTGTAGTATTATTTCTTTCTACCATTTTGTGCAGTTACAGTTTGACCAACaaccgtttatttatatttgtcaaTTCCAGTCTTACAGCAACCCAGCAGGGATTTCTTGTGTCAGCAGGCAGTATTGGAACGGTTTGTACAATGTCCTTCACTAGTTATTTCTTTGGAAAACCTTCAAACCACCGTCCACGCTGGATATTTTTTGGCTTAATTTTGTCTTGTACCGCGTCCACAATGCTCATTTTACCACATTTTTTATCTCAGCCTTACGAATATCACAAGGCTGGTAACTTTTCTGCTGGAACTGGAGGTTCTCTACGCGGTCTGTGCACTTCTAATGAAACAAAGGATTGTGGTGGATCTGGAGATGATACGAAACAGCAGGTTGATAATACAATGGCCTATCGTTTATTAATAGCGGGTAGGGTAATGGACGGTATTGCTATTGGGTTTCTGACCCCTCTCAGCTACTCCTACACAGACGATTTCTCTGGAAAACGATCTTCTGTATATCTAGGCAAGTTAGCATCAAGGAAGTAAAGTGGCCGAAAACTACAAATCGCTCTGCTTTTTGTATTATCGCTCTACTGTTTGAAAAATCGCAGAAGAGCGATGTTAAAACAGAAGATCGATTTTTCAAACAGAACAGCGATGTTGAAACAGAAGATCGATTTTTCAAACATAACAGCGATGCTGAAACAGAAGAGCGATTTTTCAAACAGTATAGAGCGATAATACAAACAGAAGAGCGATTTTGTCGTTTTCGGCCACGGTAATGAAGTTACTGTGATGTCTTTTGTACTCAGCCTTTGAATCATTTTCTTCAAGATTTGTACAAATCAGCACACCCACAAATGCTGACGACTCAGTTCTCACTTTGGCGCCTTTGTGTTTACTAGTTTAAAGATGACGTTGCCCATACCTTGTTCTTTGACACTTCGACATCGCCTAAGTGGCATTGGCGCATTACGTTTCGCAAGGGAAGGGTGTGTATAGTGTCATGATTTTCTCAAAAACccactggctcaattcaaacgaaattcgGTAAACATATTCTTTAGGGCCTAGGGTAATGACGAACTTTTTATCGTCAactttttatctatctatctatctatctatcaaatTATGTGGCCTTATCTGAACGATTTGATTTTTTCTACAGGTATCCTGGACGATGTGTCAGGAATCGGCGCCCCACTAGGTTTTGGATTGATGGCACCAGCTGTTCTGACAATATACGTCGACTTCAATCGTGTGGATATGTCTGATATTAATATAGACGATACTGACCCACGGTGGGTAGGTGCCTGGTGGCTTAATGCAGCCATATTAATGCCAATTACGTTTCTGTTGAGTATTCCACTTTTGTTTTTCCCGAAGTTTCTTCTAAGTGGCAGTTCAGATAACACCGATATTGAGAAAAAGAACACACAACCTAAAGGAAGAACTCGTGCGAAGTTTATTCAAAGTACCCAAGGTATTTAATCCTATGTATTTGTACTGCATTgtacagtagagtagagtagagtacagtacagtacagtagagtacagtacagtacagtacagtagagtacagtagagtacagtacagtagagtacagtacagtagagtacagtagagtacagtacagtagagtacagtagagtatagtagagtacagtacagtacagtacagtacagtagagtacagtacagtagagtacagtacagtagagtacagtagagtatagtagagtacagtacagtacagtacagtagagtacagtacagtacagtagagtacagtacagtagagtacagtacagtagagtacagtagagtatagtagagtacagtacagtagagtagagtacagtacagtacagtagagtacagtacagtacagtagaatagagtagagtacagtacagtacagtacagtagagtagagtacagtacagtagagtacaatacagtacagtacagtacagtagaatagagtagagtacagtatagtacagtacagtacagtacagtacagtagaatagagtatagtagagtacagtacagtacagtacagtagagtacagtagagtacagtgcagtagagtacagtagagtacagtacagtagagtagagtacagtagagtacagtacagtacagtacagtacagtacagtacagtacagtacagtagagtagagtacagtacagtacagtagagtacagtacagtacagtacagtacagtagaatagagtacagtacagtacagtagagtacagtacagtacagtacagtacagtacagtacagtagaatagagtatagtagagtacagtacagtacagtacagtacagtacagtagagtacagtacagtacagtacagtagagtacagtacagtacagtacagtacagtacagtacagtagagtagagtacagtacagtacagtacagtacagtacagtacagtacagtagaatagagtacagtacagtacagtagagtacagtacagtacagtagaatagagtagagtacagtacagtagagtacagtggagtacagtacagtacagtacaatacagtacagtagagtacagtaaagtagagtacagtagagtacagtgcagtagagtacagtacagtagagtacagtacagtggagtacagtacagtacagtagagtacagcacagtacagtagagtacagtacagtacagtacagtacagtacagtacagtacagtacagtacagtggagtcagtacagtacagtacagtacagtacagtagaatagagtatagtagagtacagtacagtacagtagagtacagtacagtagagtacagtagagtacaatacagtacagtacagtacagtagagtacagtacagtagagtacagtacagtagagtacagtagagtacaatacagtacagtacaatagagtacagtacagtagagtacagtagagtacaatacagtacagtacagtacagtagagtacagtacagtactgtacagtagagtacagtacagtagagtacagtacagcagagtagagtacagtagagtacagtacagtacagtagagtacagtacagcacagtactgtacagtagagtacagtacagtagagtacagtacagtaaagtagagtacagtacagtacagtagagtacagtacagcacagtactgtacagtagagtacagtacagtagagtacagaacagtagagtacagtacagtagagtacagtacagtagagtacagtacagtagagtacagtacagcacagtactgtacagtagagtacagtacagtagagtacagtacagtaaagtagagtacagtacagtagagtacagtacagtagagtacagtactgtatagtatagtatagtatagtatagcattgtgttgtgttgtattgtattgtattgtattgtattgtattgtattgtattgtattgtattgtattgtgttgtattgtattgtattgtattgcattgtattgtattgtattaaattgtattgtataatattgtattttattgtattgaacTTATCGTATATAGTATTGCCTTATATCCCCTTTATATTATATCGCATTGTAGTGTTGTATACTGCACTGTATTgctttgcattgcattgtattgtattgtattgtattgtattgt is part of the Glandiceps talaboti chromosome 2, keGlaTala1.1, whole genome shotgun sequence genome and encodes:
- the LOC144453688 gene encoding solute carrier organic anion transporter family member 2A1-like yields the protein MDVVRKEESGYPVKQTTDNEVSSTKKPGDSGSRSWSPFKDIRVFVAVMACIRIVYYANVTSAMAALTTLGKRYSLTATQQGFLVSAGSIGTVCTMSFTSYFFGKPSNHRPRWIFFGLILSCTASTMLILPHFLSQPYEYHKAGNFSAGTGGSLRGLCTSNETKDCGGSGDDTKQQVDNTMAYRLLIAGRVMDGIAIGFLTPLSYSYTDDFSGKRSSVYLGILDDVSGIGAPLGFGLMAPAVLTIYVDFNRVDMSDINIDDTDPRWVGAWWLNAAILMPITFLLSIPLLFFPKFLLSGSSDNTDIEKKNTQPKGRTRAKGGQSMDSQCTTCDCSLDHYQPVCGSDGLNYYSPCYAGCKTAVNEKNFTDCQCISSESATSNFAYDGLCPIPRCKYFVLFLLILTIFAIANSAISLPSTIIAIRSVEQHRKSFALGVRSVIIELFSFVTPLIAGQLIDSTCILWRQESGIRTGTCAQYDNFMYRVLFMSVSAGFSCVAFCILVLLLCILKFRQSKSAQDFSSSPNGMTGDDLTVQLKSIEKTEMVNPVYEPE